Proteins from a single region of Starkeya sp. ORNL1:
- a CDS encoding chloride channel protein, translating to MHRNVKSAPDLPNLARPAHPPLGDFTTDARVLVLIGMAIVVGSGGAAAAWVLLKLIALVTNIVWLGRLSVASASPADTAPGLWMVAVPALGGLVIGLMARFGSEKIRGHGIPEAIEAILIGGSRMQLKVALLKPLSSAISIGTGGPFGAEGPIIMTGGAIGSLFAQCFHLTAAERKTLLVSGAVAGMTAIFGTPIAAVLLAVELLLFEWKPRSFIPVVTAVVVAALWRPALLGSGPLFPFKTTLDLPWWGLGAAVGVGILAGLQSGLMTRLLYAAEDLFERLPVHWMWWPMLGGMIVGLGGLVEPRALGVGYDLIGDLLTGHMAVSEASRLLLVKSIIWLLALASGTSGGVLAPLLILGGTAGWLEGQLLPGDASCWALIGMAAMMGGTMRVPLTGVLFAIELTGNLGLLLPLLTATGSAYAVTVLLLKRSILTEKIARRGRHILREYSVDPFEALRAEDVMVRNVDTLPAAMPIDDAVAFFMADAHRHKAYPVIDADGGLAGMVTRADVLRWRTEGAHDRQTLGEMISDAAVTVGHPDEVLGRIADLMVANEVGRVPIVERGSRRVVGLVARKDLLHIRSIANGAERDRKAYLARQGV from the coding sequence ATGCATCGAAACGTCAAGTCTGCACCCGACCTGCCGAACCTTGCCCGGCCGGCTCATCCGCCGCTCGGCGACTTCACCACCGACGCCCGTGTGCTCGTGCTCATCGGCATGGCCATTGTGGTCGGCAGCGGTGGCGCGGCAGCCGCCTGGGTGCTGCTCAAGCTGATCGCGCTGGTGACGAACATTGTCTGGCTCGGCCGGCTCAGCGTCGCCAGTGCCTCGCCCGCGGACACCGCTCCCGGTCTCTGGATGGTGGCGGTGCCGGCGTTGGGCGGGCTGGTGATCGGCCTGATGGCGCGGTTCGGCTCGGAGAAGATCCGCGGCCACGGTATTCCGGAAGCGATCGAGGCGATCCTGATCGGTGGCAGCCGGATGCAGCTCAAGGTGGCGCTGCTGAAGCCGCTATCCTCCGCCATCTCGATCGGCACCGGCGGCCCGTTCGGTGCGGAGGGGCCGATCATCATGACCGGCGGCGCCATCGGCTCGCTGTTCGCGCAGTGCTTCCATCTCACCGCGGCCGAGCGCAAGACCCTGCTGGTGTCCGGCGCGGTGGCGGGCATGACCGCGATCTTCGGCACGCCCATCGCCGCCGTGCTGCTCGCCGTCGAATTGCTGCTGTTCGAGTGGAAGCCGCGCAGCTTCATTCCGGTCGTCACCGCCGTCGTGGTCGCTGCGCTCTGGCGCCCGGCGCTGCTCGGCAGCGGACCGCTCTTCCCCTTCAAGACCACGCTGGACCTGCCCTGGTGGGGGCTGGGCGCTGCTGTCGGCGTCGGCATCCTCGCCGGGCTGCAATCCGGGCTGATGACGCGACTGCTCTATGCCGCCGAAGACCTGTTCGAGCGGCTGCCCGTGCACTGGATGTGGTGGCCGATGCTCGGAGGGATGATTGTCGGGCTCGGCGGTCTTGTCGAGCCGCGTGCACTCGGCGTCGGCTATGATCTCATCGGCGACCTGCTCACCGGCCACATGGCGGTGAGCGAGGCCAGCCGGCTGCTGCTGGTGAAGTCGATCATCTGGTTGCTGGCGCTCGCCTCCGGCACCTCCGGCGGCGTGCTTGCGCCTTTGCTCATCCTCGGTGGCACCGCAGGTTGGCTGGAGGGGCAATTGCTGCCCGGCGACGCCTCGTGCTGGGCACTGATCGGCATGGCCGCGATGATGGGCGGCACGATGCGCGTGCCGCTTACCGGCGTGCTGTTCGCCATTGAGCTGACCGGCAATCTCGGCCTGCTGCTGCCGCTGCTGACCGCCACCGGAAGCGCCTACGCCGTGACCGTGCTGCTGCTGAAGCGCTCCATCCTCACCGAGAAGATCGCGCGACGCGGCCGGCATATCCTGCGGGAATATTCGGTCGATCCGTTCGAGGCGCTGCGGGCGGAAGACGTCATGGTCCGGAACGTCGACACCTTGCCCGCCGCGATGCCGATCGACGATGCGGTCGCGTTCTTCATGGCCGACGCGCACCGGCACAAGGCCTATCCGGTGATCGATGCGGATGGTGGGCTCGCCGGCATGGTGACGCGCGCCGATGTGTTGCGCTGGCGCACGGAAGGCGCGCACGACCGGCAGACGCTTGGTGAGATGATCTCCGACGCCGCCGTCACGGTTGGCCACCCCGACGAGGTGCTCGGCCGCATTGCCGATCTCATGGTCGCGAACGAGGTCGGCCGCGTGCCGATCGTCGAACGCGGCAGCCGCCGCGTGGTCGGGCTGGTGGCGCGCAAGGATCTCCTGCACATCCGTTCCATCGCCAACGGCGCCGAGCGCGACAGGAAGGCCTATCTCGCCCGGCAGGGCGTTTAG